The Verrucomicrobium spinosum DSM 4136 = JCM 18804 genome includes a region encoding these proteins:
- the cobA gene encoding uroporphyrinogen-III C-methyltransferase, whose protein sequence is MPAASKSSSTGICYLVGAGPGDPGLLTIRGKECIEMADVVVYDYLSNVEFLRYARPDAEKIYVGKKAKDHTLSQEGINKLIVEKARAGKIVTRLKGGDPVLFGRGAEEAGELVDAGIAFEIVPGITSAIAGPAYAGIPVTHRSHCSQLTIFTGHEDPTKPESSLDYAKIAQADGTKVMLMGVERIEEITKKLIENGAKPNTPIALTRWATTGRQRTIEGTLETIAGIVRETGFKAPAVCVIGTVVLERDKLNWFEKRPLFGRRIVVTRTRQQAGGLTKQLSLLGASVLEIPTIKIEPPQDLKAFGQLVMDSHTYEWIIFTSPNGVDRFFEMFYKLYDDARSIGAAKIAAIGPGTAERVKAYHLAVDLMPEKFVAEGLIKAFKDQSVENQTVLWVKAESTREILGNELVGMGAILDEAIAYRTVPEDADHESITQFKEEGADVITFTSSSTVEHFLELKVPLPEGIKVASIGPITSDTLRKNGMRIDIEAKEHSIPGLVKAIEKYFGSL, encoded by the coding sequence ATGCCAGCCGCCTCCAAGTCCTCCTCCACCGGCATCTGTTACCTCGTGGGTGCCGGCCCAGGTGATCCGGGCCTGCTCACGATCCGTGGGAAGGAATGCATCGAGATGGCAGACGTGGTGGTGTATGACTACCTGAGCAACGTGGAATTCCTCCGCTACGCCCGGCCGGACGCGGAGAAGATCTATGTGGGGAAGAAGGCCAAGGATCACACGCTCTCCCAGGAAGGGATCAACAAGCTCATCGTGGAGAAGGCCCGTGCGGGCAAGATCGTCACCCGTCTGAAGGGCGGTGATCCTGTGCTCTTTGGCCGCGGGGCGGAAGAGGCAGGCGAGCTGGTGGATGCGGGCATCGCGTTCGAGATCGTGCCCGGCATCACCTCCGCCATTGCTGGTCCGGCCTATGCGGGCATCCCGGTCACACATCGTTCCCATTGCTCCCAGCTCACCATCTTCACCGGCCATGAGGACCCCACCAAGCCGGAGAGCTCGCTGGACTACGCGAAGATCGCACAGGCCGACGGCACGAAGGTCATGCTCATGGGCGTAGAGCGGATCGAGGAGATCACGAAGAAGCTCATCGAGAACGGTGCCAAGCCGAACACCCCCATCGCGCTCACCCGCTGGGCCACCACCGGCCGCCAGCGCACCATTGAGGGCACGCTTGAGACCATCGCAGGCATCGTGCGGGAGACCGGATTCAAGGCACCCGCCGTTTGCGTGATCGGCACCGTGGTGCTGGAGCGTGACAAGCTGAACTGGTTTGAGAAGCGGCCGCTCTTTGGGAGGCGCATCGTGGTCACCCGCACCCGCCAGCAGGCCGGTGGCCTGACCAAACAACTCAGCCTGCTGGGTGCAAGCGTGCTGGAGATCCCCACCATCAAGATCGAGCCGCCGCAGGACCTGAAGGCCTTTGGCCAGCTGGTGATGGACTCCCACACGTATGAGTGGATCATCTTCACCAGTCCCAACGGAGTGGACCGGTTCTTTGAAATGTTCTACAAGCTCTACGATGACGCCCGCAGCATCGGCGCGGCCAAGATCGCAGCCATCGGACCCGGTACCGCCGAGCGCGTGAAGGCCTACCACCTGGCGGTGGACCTCATGCCCGAGAAGTTCGTGGCCGAGGGGCTGATCAAGGCCTTCAAGGACCAGAGCGTGGAGAACCAGACCGTGCTCTGGGTGAAGGCGGAAAGCACCCGCGAAATCTTGGGCAACGAGCTGGTGGGCATGGGTGCCATCCTGGATGAGGCCATCGCCTACCGCACGGTGCCGGAGGACGCCGATCATGAGTCCATCACCCAGTTCAAGGAAGAGGGTGCGGATGTCATCACCTTCACCAGCAGCTCCACCGTGGAGCATTTCCTTGAACTCAAGGTGCCGCTGCCAGAGGGCATCAAGGTGGCCAGCATCGGCCCCATTACCTCCGACACCCTGCGCAAAAACGGCATGCGGATCGACATCGAGGCCAAGGAGCACAGCATCCCCGGCCTGGTGAAGGCGATTGAAAAGTATTTTGGCTCACTGTGA
- the hemC gene encoding hydroxymethylbilane synthase — MISQFTDTLRLGTRGSELALRQAEMVEAALHAAHPYLRVERKVIATTGDKRPDLRFSEFTEGDRLDKGIFTKELEIALASGEIDIAVHSLKDVPTVLDEKFFIAGVLPRAPIEDVLISREGYTLATLPAGAKVGTSSVRRIRQLQWLNPGVECVEIRGNVPTRIRKLFAPSDLDAILLARAGLERLSLLDGEHVVVDGQPLHAVILDCEEFLPAAGQGAIGIEARVDDAHTLEFLKAINHEETYARVTAEREFLHILKAGCQTPIGAHTFLENGVLQMKVRVFDETDPGRPPKEVTSTEPYHSPKGLAAEVAALVTAL, encoded by the coding sequence TTGATCTCCCAATTCACCGACACTCTCCGACTGGGCACCCGCGGCAGTGAACTTGCCCTCCGCCAGGCGGAGATGGTAGAGGCCGCTCTGCACGCCGCCCACCCCTACCTGCGGGTCGAGCGCAAGGTCATCGCCACCACGGGTGACAAGCGCCCGGACCTGCGCTTCTCCGAGTTCACCGAAGGCGACCGGCTGGACAAGGGCATCTTCACGAAGGAGCTCGAGATTGCCCTCGCCAGTGGCGAGATCGACATCGCCGTGCACAGCCTCAAGGACGTGCCCACGGTGCTGGACGAGAAATTCTTCATCGCCGGCGTGCTGCCGCGCGCCCCCATCGAGGACGTGCTCATCTCCCGGGAAGGCTACACCCTGGCCACCCTGCCTGCCGGGGCCAAGGTGGGCACCAGCAGTGTGCGCCGCATCCGCCAGCTCCAGTGGTTGAACCCGGGCGTGGAGTGCGTAGAAATCCGTGGGAATGTGCCCACGCGCATCCGCAAGCTCTTTGCCCCCTCTGATCTGGATGCCATCCTGCTGGCCCGTGCCGGGCTGGAGCGCCTGTCCCTGCTGGATGGCGAGCATGTGGTGGTGGATGGCCAGCCGCTGCATGCGGTGATCCTGGACTGTGAGGAGTTCCTCCCCGCCGCAGGCCAGGGGGCCATCGGCATCGAAGCCCGCGTGGATGACGCGCACACCCTGGAGTTCCTGAAGGCGATCAACCATGAAGAGACCTACGCCCGCGTCACCGCAGAGCGGGAGTTCCTCCACATCCTCAAGGCTGGCTGCCAGACACCCATCGGCGCTCACACCTTCCTCGAGAACGGCGTGCTACAGATGAAGGTGCGCGTTTTTGACGAGACCGACCCGGGTCGCCCGCCCAAGGAGGTGACCTCCACGGAGCCCTACCACTCGCCCAAGGGGCTGGCAGCAGAAGTAGCCGCCCTGGTCACCGCGCTCTAG
- a CDS encoding biotin--[acetyl-CoA-carboxylase] ligase, protein MSLAPEYTALQPRRLTTALAGHALGTEVQVHETLASTSDHVRDLGSAGYPHGLVVLAEEQTVGRGRRENRWSSPPGQDLLLSVLLRPEVKMDLWPRTTTFAALAICRAIESFHASLQPAIKWPNDVYLNDRKVAGILAETFTGGGSAYMVLGIGLNVNTTTYPPELSQQATSVRLALGSSTPLDRNTIAISLLKHLDHLLSRYDEHYPQVVDEVRQRSWLLGKKLTAMVDGAEVRGVAATLNSEGHLVVQREDGSVMTLTSAEQVRPVGLGS, encoded by the coding sequence GTGTCGCTTGCTCCGGAGTACACTGCCCTGCAGCCCCGCCGTCTGACGACGGCGCTGGCCGGGCATGCTCTGGGCACGGAGGTGCAGGTTCATGAAACTCTGGCGTCCACGAGCGATCATGTGCGGGATCTCGGCAGCGCCGGATACCCCCACGGGCTGGTCGTGCTGGCCGAGGAACAAACCGTCGGCCGAGGCCGCCGGGAGAACCGATGGAGCTCCCCGCCTGGGCAGGATCTACTGCTCTCCGTGCTGCTGCGTCCTGAGGTAAAGATGGACCTCTGGCCCCGCACCACCACCTTCGCCGCGCTGGCCATCTGCCGGGCGATCGAGTCGTTCCACGCCAGCCTTCAGCCGGCGATCAAGTGGCCGAATGATGTGTATCTCAACGACCGCAAGGTCGCCGGCATCCTGGCGGAGACTTTCACCGGCGGTGGCAGTGCCTACATGGTGCTGGGCATCGGCCTGAACGTGAACACCACGACGTATCCACCCGAGCTCAGCCAGCAGGCCACCTCCGTTCGACTGGCCTTGGGCAGCAGCACGCCCCTGGACCGGAACACGATCGCCATCTCCCTGCTCAAGCACCTGGACCACCTGCTTTCCCGCTATGACGAGCACTATCCGCAGGTGGTAGATGAAGTCCGGCAACGCAGCTGGCTACTGGGAAAGAAGCTGACCGCCATGGTGGACGGCGCAGAAGTCCGCGGCGTCGCCGCCACCTTGAACTCAGAGGGGCATCTGGTGGTGCAGCGCGAGGACGGGAGCGTGATGACGCTCACGAGTGCGGAGCAAGTGAGGCCCGTAGGGCTGGGGAGTTGA